The Anser cygnoides isolate HZ-2024a breed goose chromosome 19, Taihu_goose_T2T_genome, whole genome shotgun sequence genome contains a region encoding:
- the KIF19 gene encoding kinesin-like protein KIF19 isoform X5, with amino-acid sequence MAPSPSRAQTRWGARPRTGVPPGLRAPLPSLAGTRGAPQSVFVAGNVGSWCCETPREPLMTSRAPATPGSSATSSTQPSTPRPPRRPCTVPPPAASLRASSPAPTPPSSPTAPPAAGRPTPCWALTASLASVPAPWETSSRPSRTPAGTRSTRSPCPTSRTLCVPPPRRTCPAPTAPPDLQRDAAGPAEPLAGLPGAAGGRPGHRPGGRPHRGLGHQRRGGHRAAAAPRHGAAPRAAPHDRPGRLRAGSTDAEPRAEDEGGSPHQQVAAGPGQLHRGAEQHEGQQVHQLPRQQADPPAQGLAGGQEPHGDDRPHQPRQHRLRGVPQHARLRRPCQEHPHQGETQPAQRLVLRGTVWWHHGQPAQGHPAPRQAAGLRAGARQAPGHPLHPGYPQPLPCSPRPTKLGADAPCPQPRSGWAACGRSCSVPAASRRPCASACCSWRARCCAHGWRHPGTSSPSPAGSRGHGGGARRGRGSRMVPARPRGTGTWGTRSQVHQDHPTWPWHVRASWHWRRSRAGSGSRRFGSPVDETHISRELGWGSPCGHPPAALPAPVHRGGPMARVAAPWQGWWPHGRAAGPAGVVTPLRARRQSWHGASSGASSTHEGCRSPRSCAPAPCSGAATGPAPFAPASSSSSGSSSPTAGCRCRGRCRSCTRPTWRSCRGVPDRMDTAPPEGTSLPQIPRASRAESLLDAEQDRGRAQDPRHPTAPWPPLHPKGDSAPSPVFKTSPRAGWKGSAVVPIPLPSRGTVALERTPQASTNTQHDTSLGSGTGSEVAVGRRESRETSSSTKRLSAKATQRWSHTPGGDSPGGTAACLGATHPSPSLGTRLWARKKLETREGSLDAKRRKGRRSRSFEATGHRLSAPCACAPCAQPGSSPHRCVHGPCSVPQLVAPPGSQMLQSLSKPTVPVGTRAAGTQGPPKTLPRARPPQNQQPGAGDPSLPVPNSTRKGQHPRLGCVVASGTGASGKGARSCRC; translated from the exons ATGGCACCGAGTCCTAGCAGGGCTCAGACCCGTTGGGGAGCGCGTCCCCGCACCGGGGTGCCCCCAGGGCTCCgtgccccgctccccagcctGGCAGGCACACGGGGAGCCCCTCAAAGCGTGTTTGTGGCGGGCAATGTGGG GTCGTGGTGCTGCGAGACCCCACGCGAGCCCCTGATGACGTCCCGCGCGCCAGCCACCCCCGGGAGCAGCGCTACATCTTCGACGCAGCCTTCGACGCCTCGGCCACCCAG GAGACCGTGTACCGTGCCACCACCCGCGGCCTCGTTGCGGGCGTCCTCTCCGGCTCCAACGCCACCGTCTTCGCCTACGGCCCCACCG GCTGCGGGAAGACCCACACCATGCTGGGCTCTGACGGCGAGCCTGGCGTCTGTGCCCGCGCCCTGGGAGACCTCTTCCAGGCCATCGAGGACGCCGGCGGGGACACGGAGTACGAGGTCTCCATGTCCTACCTCGAG GACCCTGTGTGTCCCCCCGCCACGCAGGACGTGCCCAGCTCCCACCGCCCCCCCAGATCTACAACGAGACGCTGCGGGACCTGCTGAACCCCTCGCTGGGCTACCTGGAGCTGCGGGAGGACGCCCGGGGCACCGTCCAGGTGGCCGGCCTCACCGAGGTCTCGGCCACCAGCGCCGAGGAG GTCACCGTGCGGCAGCGGCACCGCGGCACGGCGCTGCGCCGCGGGCGGCTCCTCATGATCGACCTGGCCGGCTCCGAGCGGGCAGCACAG ACGCAGAACCGCGGGCAGAGGATGAAGGAGGGAGCCCACATCAACAGGTcgctgctggccctgggcaACTGCATCGAGGCGCTGAGCAGCACGAGGGGCAGCAAGTACATCAACTACCGCGACAGCAAGCTGACCCGCCTGCTCAAG GACTCGCTGGGGGGCAAGAGCCGCACGGTGATGATCGCCCACATCAGCCCCGCCAGCACCGCCTTCGAGGAGTCCCGCAGCACGCTCGCCTACGCCGACCGTGCCAAGAGCATCCGCACCAAG GTGAGACACAACCTGCTCAGCGCCTCGTGCTGCGTGGCACAGTGTGGTGGCACCATGGCCAACCTGCGCAGGGACATCCTGCACCCCGACAGGCAGCAGGACTCCGAGCCGGCGCCAGGCAAGCGCCGGGACATCCGCTACATCCAGGgtacccccagcccctgccgtGCTCCCCCAGACCCACAAAGCTCGGTGCTGacgccccgtgtccccagcccaggTCCGGCTGGGCCGCCTGCGGGAGGAGCTGCTCGGTGCCTGCCGCGAGCAGGCGGCCCTGCGCCAgcgcctgctgcagctggagggcaCGGTGCTGCGCGCACGGCTGGAGGCATCCCGGCACCTCCTCGCCCTCTCCCG ctgggagcagagggcaCGGCGGTGGGGCAAGGAGGGGCAGAGGGAGCCGGATGGTCCCGGCGAGACCCAGAGGAACTGGGACATGGGGGACGAGAAGTCAGGTGCACCAGGACCACCCGACGTGGCCGTGGCATGTGAGAGCTTCGTGGCACTggcggaggagcagggcaggctcCGGGAGCAGAAGGTTTGGGAGCCCCGTGGATGAAACCCACatcagcagggagctgggctggggctcaCCCTGCGGGCATCCCCCGGCAGCTCTGCCCGCACCCGTGCACCGTGGTGGCCCCATGGCACGGGTGGCGGCCCCCTGGCAGGGGTGGTGGCCCCATGGCAgggctgctggccctgcagggGTGGTGACCCCGCTGCGTGCCCGCAGGCAGAGCTGGCACGGTGCTTCCAGCGGAGCCAGCAGCACGCAcgagggctgcaggagcccgCGGAGCTGCGCCCCCGCTCCCTGCTCGGGGGCAGCCACCGGCCCCGCGCCCTTTGCGCCCGCATCgtccagcagcagcggcagctcATCGCCG ACCGCCGGCTGTCGGTGCCGCGGGCGCTGCAGGAGCTGTACCAGACCCACCTGGAGGAGCTGCCGGGGGGTCCCCGACCGCATGGACACCGCCCCCCCCGAG GGCACGTCCCTGCCCCAAATCCCACGGGCATCCAGAGCAGAGAGCCTGCTGGACGCAGAGCAGGACAGAGGGAGGGCGCAGGACCCCAGGCACCCCACGGCACCGTGGCCACCTCTGCACCCCAAGGGGGACAG CGCCCCGAGCCCCGTGTTCAAGACGAGCCCACGGGCAGGGTGGAAGGGGAGCGCGGTGGTGCCGATCCCACTGCCCAGCCGCGGCACGGTGGCCCTAGAG CGCACGCCGCAGGCCAGCACAAACACCCAGCACgacacctccctgggcagtggGACCGGCTCAGAGGTGGCTGTGGGACGCAGGG AGAGCAGGGAGACGTCGAGCAGCACCAAGAGACTCTCAGCCAAGGCCACCCAGCGTTGGTCCCACACCCCGGGTGGGGACAGCCCGGGGGGGACAGCCGCCTGCCTGGGGGCCACCCATCCCAGCCCCTCCCTGGGCACCCGGCTGTGGGCACGCAAGAAGCTGGAGACGAGGGAAGGGTCGCTGGATGCcaaaaggaggaaggggaggaggtcGCGGTCCTTCGAGGCCACCGGCCACAGG CTGTCAGCACCCTGTGCATGCGCCCCTTGTGCTCAGCCTGGTTCCTCCCCACACCGCTGTGTCCACGGTCCCTGCTCCGTCCCACAGCTCGTGGCCCCCCCAGGCTCCCAAATGCTGCAGAGCCTCTCCAAGCCCACGGTGCCGGTGGGGACACGGGCAGCTGGCACCCAGGGGCCCCCCAAAACTCTGCCCAGAGCCAGGCCCCCGCAGAACCAGCAGCCAG GTGCTGGGGACCCGTCCCTGCCCGTCCCCAACAGCACCAGGAAGGGCCAGCACCCGCGGCTCGGCTGCGTCGTGGCGAGCGGCACCGGGGCCTCCGGCAAGGGTGCACGGAGCTGCCGGTGCTGA
- the KIF19 gene encoding kinesin-like protein KIF19 isoform X3: MSAAELQEGAKPITHRVDEQVVVLRDPTRAPDDVPRASHPREQRYIFDAAFDASATQVRPSGLAGHGDVRLGARCGAAGRAPGPLALPQETVYRATTRGLVAGVLSGSNATVFAYGPTGCGKTHTMLGSDGEPGVCARALGDLFQAIEDAGGDTEYEVSMSYLEIYNETLRDLLNPSLGYLELREDARGTVQVAGLTEVSATSAEEVVRLLARGNRRRRQEPTAANGTSSRSHAVLQVTVRQRHRGTALRRGRLLMIDLAGSERAAQTQNRGQRMKEGAHINRSLLALGNCIEALSSTRGSKYINYRDSKLTRLLKDSLGGKSRTVMIAHISPASTAFEESRSTLAYADRAKSIRTKVRHNLLSASCCVAQCGGTMANLRRDILHPDRQQDSEPAPGKRRDIRYIQAQVRLGRLREELLGACREQAALRQRLLQLEGTVLRARLEASRHLLALSRWEQRARRWGKEGQREPDGPGETQRNWDMGDEKSGAPGPPDVAVACESFVALAEEQGRLREQKAELARCFQRSQQHARGLQEPAELRPRSLLGGSHRPRALCARIVQQQRQLIADRRLSVPRALQELYQTHLEELPGGPRPHGHRPPRGHVPAPNPTGIQSREPAGRRAGQREGAGPQAPHGTVATSAPQGGQRPEPRVQDEPTGRVEGERGGADPTAQPRHGGPRAHAAGQHKHPARHLPGQWDRLRGGCGTQGEQGDVEQHQETLSQGHPALVPHPGWGQPGGDSRLPGGHPSQPLPGHPAVGTQEAGDEGRVAGCQKEEGEEVAVLRGHRPQAVSTLCMRPLCSAWFLPTPLCPRSLLRPTARGPPRLPNAAEPLQAHGAGGDTGSWHPGAPQNSAQSQAPAEPAARCWGPVPARPQQHQEGPAPAARLRRGERHRGLRQGCTELPVLSQAAGPEPRQGAESCQHQPLAQPLLGPATPLSPCQTSTEAGPRAPWGHAVVPSRHGRQPAARHCCGPAEEDMRLGFGPAGWH; the protein is encoded by the exons ATGAGTGCAGCCGAGCTGCAGGAGGGGGCCAAGCCCATCACCCACCGCGTGGACGAGCAG GTCGTGGTGCTGCGAGACCCCACGCGAGCCCCTGATGACGTCCCGCGCGCCAGCCACCCCCGGGAGCAGCGCTACATCTTCGACGCAGCCTTCGACGCCTCGGCCACCCAGGTGCGTCCctcggggctggcagggcacggggacgtgAGGCTGGGGGCACGGTGTGGGGCAGCAGGACGTGCCCCGGGGCCGCTCGCCCTCCCACAGGAGACCGTGTACCGTGCCACCACCCGCGGCCTCGTTGCGGGCGTCCTCTCCGGCTCCAACGCCACCGTCTTCGCCTACGGCCCCACCG GCTGCGGGAAGACCCACACCATGCTGGGCTCTGACGGCGAGCCTGGCGTCTGTGCCCGCGCCCTGGGAGACCTCTTCCAGGCCATCGAGGACGCCGGCGGGGACACGGAGTACGAGGTCTCCATGTCCTACCTCGAG ATCTACAACGAGACGCTGCGGGACCTGCTGAACCCCTCGCTGGGCTACCTGGAGCTGCGGGAGGACGCCCGGGGCACCGTCCAGGTGGCCGGCCTCACCGAGGTCTCGGCCACCAGCGCCGAGGAG GTCGTGCGGCTGCTGGCAAGGGGGAACCGGCGGCGGAGGCAGGAGCCCACGGCCGCCAACGGCACGTCGTCGCGCTCCCACGCCGTGCTGCAGGTCACCGTGCGGCAGCGGCACCGCGGCACGGCGCTGCGCCGCGGGCGGCTCCTCATGATCGACCTGGCCGGCTCCGAGCGGGCAGCACAG ACGCAGAACCGCGGGCAGAGGATGAAGGAGGGAGCCCACATCAACAGGTcgctgctggccctgggcaACTGCATCGAGGCGCTGAGCAGCACGAGGGGCAGCAAGTACATCAACTACCGCGACAGCAAGCTGACCCGCCTGCTCAAG GACTCGCTGGGGGGCAAGAGCCGCACGGTGATGATCGCCCACATCAGCCCCGCCAGCACCGCCTTCGAGGAGTCCCGCAGCACGCTCGCCTACGCCGACCGTGCCAAGAGCATCCGCACCAAG GTGAGACACAACCTGCTCAGCGCCTCGTGCTGCGTGGCACAGTGTGGTGGCACCATGGCCAACCTGCGCAGGGACATCCTGCACCCCGACAGGCAGCAGGACTCCGAGCCGGCGCCAGGCAAGCGCCGGGACATCCGCTACATCCAGG cccaggTCCGGCTGGGCCGCCTGCGGGAGGAGCTGCTCGGTGCCTGCCGCGAGCAGGCGGCCCTGCGCCAgcgcctgctgcagctggagggcaCGGTGCTGCGCGCACGGCTGGAGGCATCCCGGCACCTCCTCGCCCTCTCCCG ctgggagcagagggcaCGGCGGTGGGGCAAGGAGGGGCAGAGGGAGCCGGATGGTCCCGGCGAGACCCAGAGGAACTGGGACATGGGGGACGAGAAGTCAGGTGCACCAGGACCACCCGACGTGGCCGTGGCATGTGAGAGCTTCGTGGCACTggcggaggagcagggcaggctcCGGGAGCAGAAG GCAGAGCTGGCACGGTGCTTCCAGCGGAGCCAGCAGCACGCAcgagggctgcaggagcccgCGGAGCTGCGCCCCCGCTCCCTGCTCGGGGGCAGCCACCGGCCCCGCGCCCTTTGCGCCCGCATCgtccagcagcagcggcagctcATCGCCG ACCGCCGGCTGTCGGTGCCGCGGGCGCTGCAGGAGCTGTACCAGACCCACCTGGAGGAGCTGCCGGGGGGTCCCCGACCGCATGGACACCGCCCCCCCCGAG GGCACGTCCCTGCCCCAAATCCCACGGGCATCCAGAGCAGAGAGCCTGCTGGACGCAGAGCAGGACAGAGGGAGGGCGCAGGACCCCAGGCACCCCACGGCACCGTGGCCACCTCTGCACCCCAAGGGGGACAG CGCCCCGAGCCCCGTGTTCAAGACGAGCCCACGGGCAGGGTGGAAGGGGAGCGCGGTGGTGCCGATCCCACTGCCCAGCCGCGGCACGGTGGCCCTAGAG CGCACGCCGCAGGCCAGCACAAACACCCAGCACgacacctccctgggcagtggGACCGGCTCAGAGGTGGCTGTGGGACGCAGGG AGAGCAGGGAGACGTCGAGCAGCACCAAGAGACTCTCAGCCAAGGCCACCCAGCGTTGGTCCCACACCCCGGGTGGGGACAGCCCGGGGGGGACAGCCGCCTGCCTGGGGGCCACCCATCCCAGCCCCTCCCTGGGCACCCGGCTGTGGGCACGCAAGAAGCTGGAGACGAGGGAAGGGTCGCTGGATGCcaaaaggaggaaggggaggaggtcGCGGTCCTTCGAGGCCACCGGCCACAGG CTGTCAGCACCCTGTGCATGCGCCCCTTGTGCTCAGCCTGGTTCCTCCCCACACCGCTGTGTCCACGGTCCCTGCTCCGTCCCACAGCTCGTGGCCCCCCCAGGCTCCCAAATGCTGCAGAGCCTCTCCAAGCCCACGGTGCCGGTGGGGACACGGGCAGCTGGCACCCAGGGGCCCCCCAAAACTCTGCCCAGAGCCAGGCCCCCGCAGAACCAGCAGCCAG GTGCTGGGGACCCGTCCCTGCCCGTCCCCAACAGCACCAGGAAGGGCCAGCACCCGCGGCTCGGCTGCGTCGTGGCGAGCGGCACCGGGGCCTCCGGCAAGGGTGCACGGAGCTGCCGGTGCTGAGCCAAGCGGCCGGCCCCGAGCCAAGGCAGGGGGCTGagagctgccagcaccagcccctggcacagcccctgctgggGCCGGCCACGCCGCTCTCCCCGTGCCAAACCTCTACTGAAGCAGGGCCCCGAGCCCCGTGGGGGCATGCGGTGGTCCCATCCCGGCATGGGAGGCAGCCGGCTGCCCGGCACTGCTGTGGACCAGCAGAAGAGGACATGAGGCTGGGTTTTGGTCCTGCTGGGTGGCATTAA
- the KIF19 gene encoding kinesin-like protein KIF19 isoform X1, translated as MAPSPSRAQTRWGARPRTGVPPGLRAPLPSLAGTRGAPQSVFVAGNVGSWCCETPREPLMTSRAPATPGSSATSSTQPSTPRPPRRPCTVPPPAASLRASSPAPTPPSSPTAPPAAGRPTPCWALTASLASVPAPWETSSRPSRTPAGTRSTRSPCPTSRTLCVPPPRRTCPAPTAPPDLQRDAAGPAEPLAGLPGAAGGRPGHRPGGRPHRGLGHQRRGGRAAAGKGEPAAEAGAHGRQRHVVALPRRAAGHRAAAAPRHGAAPRAAPHDRPGRLRAGSTGTTPPWGMQGWEAPGLVFLFFFFCQAFPSAFFPPGPDAEPRAEDEGGSPHQQVAAGPGQLHRGAEQHEGQQVHQLPRQQADPPAQGLAGGQEPHGDDRPHQPRQHRLRGVPQHARLRRPCQEHPHQGETQPAQRLVLRGTVWWHHGQPAQGHPAPRQAAGLRAGARQAPGHPLHPGYPQPLPCSPRPTKLGADAPCPQPRSGWAACGRSCSVPAASRRPCASACCSWRARCCAHGWRHPGTSSPSPAGSRGHGGGARRGRGSRMVPARPRGTGTWGTRSQVHQDHPTWPWHVRASWHWRRSRAGSGSRRFGSPVDETHISRELGWGSPCGHPPAALPAPVHRGGPMARVAAPWQGWWPHGRAAGPAGVVTPLRARRQSWHGASSGASSTHEGCRSPRSCAPAPCSGAATGPAPFAPASSSSSGSSSPTAGCRCRGRCRSCTRPTWRSCRGVPDRMDTAPPEGTSLPQIPRASRAESLLDAEQDRGRAQDPRHPTAPWPPLHPKGDSAPSPVFKTSPRAGWKGSAVVPIPLPSRGTVALERTPQASTNTQHDTSLGSGTGSEVAVGRRESRETSSSTKRLSAKATQRWSHTPGGDSPGGTAACLGATHPSPSLGTRLWARKKLETREGSLDAKRRKGRRSRSFEATGHRLSAPCACAPCAQPGSSPHRCVHGPCSVPQLVAPPGSQMLQSLSKPTVPVGTRAAGTQGPPKTLPRARPPQNQQPGAGDPSLPVPNSTRKGQHPRLGCVVASGTGASGKGARSCRC; from the exons ATGGCACCGAGTCCTAGCAGGGCTCAGACCCGTTGGGGAGCGCGTCCCCGCACCGGGGTGCCCCCAGGGCTCCgtgccccgctccccagcctGGCAGGCACACGGGGAGCCCCTCAAAGCGTGTTTGTGGCGGGCAATGTGGG GTCGTGGTGCTGCGAGACCCCACGCGAGCCCCTGATGACGTCCCGCGCGCCAGCCACCCCCGGGAGCAGCGCTACATCTTCGACGCAGCCTTCGACGCCTCGGCCACCCAG GAGACCGTGTACCGTGCCACCACCCGCGGCCTCGTTGCGGGCGTCCTCTCCGGCTCCAACGCCACCGTCTTCGCCTACGGCCCCACCG GCTGCGGGAAGACCCACACCATGCTGGGCTCTGACGGCGAGCCTGGCGTCTGTGCCCGCGCCCTGGGAGACCTCTTCCAGGCCATCGAGGACGCCGGCGGGGACACGGAGTACGAGGTCTCCATGTCCTACCTCGAG GACCCTGTGTGTCCCCCCGCCACGCAGGACGTGCCCAGCTCCCACCGCCCCCCCAGATCTACAACGAGACGCTGCGGGACCTGCTGAACCCCTCGCTGGGCTACCTGGAGCTGCGGGAGGACGCCCGGGGCACCGTCCAGGTGGCCGGCCTCACCGAGGTCTCGGCCACCAGCGCCGAGGAG GTCGTGCGGCTGCTGGCAAGGGGGAACCGGCGGCGGAGGCAGGAGCCCACGGCCGCCAACGGCACGTCGTCGCGCTCCCACGCCGTGCTGCAGGTCACCGTGCGGCAGCGGCACCGCGGCACGGCGCTGCGCCGCGGGCGGCTCCTCATGATCGACCTGGCCGGCTCCGAGCGGGCAGCACAGGTACGACCCCCCCATGGGGGATGCAAGGCTGGGAAGCCCCCggccttgtttttttgtttttttttttttgccaggctTTTCCCTCTGCCTTCTTTCCCCCTGGCCCAGACGCAGAACCGCGGGCAGAGGATGAAGGAGGGAGCCCACATCAACAGGTcgctgctggccctgggcaACTGCATCGAGGCGCTGAGCAGCACGAGGGGCAGCAAGTACATCAACTACCGCGACAGCAAGCTGACCCGCCTGCTCAAG GACTCGCTGGGGGGCAAGAGCCGCACGGTGATGATCGCCCACATCAGCCCCGCCAGCACCGCCTTCGAGGAGTCCCGCAGCACGCTCGCCTACGCCGACCGTGCCAAGAGCATCCGCACCAAG GTGAGACACAACCTGCTCAGCGCCTCGTGCTGCGTGGCACAGTGTGGTGGCACCATGGCCAACCTGCGCAGGGACATCCTGCACCCCGACAGGCAGCAGGACTCCGAGCCGGCGCCAGGCAAGCGCCGGGACATCCGCTACATCCAGGgtacccccagcccctgccgtGCTCCCCCAGACCCACAAAGCTCGGTGCTGacgccccgtgtccccagcccaggTCCGGCTGGGCCGCCTGCGGGAGGAGCTGCTCGGTGCCTGCCGCGAGCAGGCGGCCCTGCGCCAgcgcctgctgcagctggagggcaCGGTGCTGCGCGCACGGCTGGAGGCATCCCGGCACCTCCTCGCCCTCTCCCG ctgggagcagagggcaCGGCGGTGGGGCAAGGAGGGGCAGAGGGAGCCGGATGGTCCCGGCGAGACCCAGAGGAACTGGGACATGGGGGACGAGAAGTCAGGTGCACCAGGACCACCCGACGTGGCCGTGGCATGTGAGAGCTTCGTGGCACTggcggaggagcagggcaggctcCGGGAGCAGAAGGTTTGGGAGCCCCGTGGATGAAACCCACatcagcagggagctgggctggggctcaCCCTGCGGGCATCCCCCGGCAGCTCTGCCCGCACCCGTGCACCGTGGTGGCCCCATGGCACGGGTGGCGGCCCCCTGGCAGGGGTGGTGGCCCCATGGCAgggctgctggccctgcagggGTGGTGACCCCGCTGCGTGCCCGCAGGCAGAGCTGGCACGGTGCTTCCAGCGGAGCCAGCAGCACGCAcgagggctgcaggagcccgCGGAGCTGCGCCCCCGCTCCCTGCTCGGGGGCAGCCACCGGCCCCGCGCCCTTTGCGCCCGCATCgtccagcagcagcggcagctcATCGCCG ACCGCCGGCTGTCGGTGCCGCGGGCGCTGCAGGAGCTGTACCAGACCCACCTGGAGGAGCTGCCGGGGGGTCCCCGACCGCATGGACACCGCCCCCCCCGAG GGCACGTCCCTGCCCCAAATCCCACGGGCATCCAGAGCAGAGAGCCTGCTGGACGCAGAGCAGGACAGAGGGAGGGCGCAGGACCCCAGGCACCCCACGGCACCGTGGCCACCTCTGCACCCCAAGGGGGACAG CGCCCCGAGCCCCGTGTTCAAGACGAGCCCACGGGCAGGGTGGAAGGGGAGCGCGGTGGTGCCGATCCCACTGCCCAGCCGCGGCACGGTGGCCCTAGAG CGCACGCCGCAGGCCAGCACAAACACCCAGCACgacacctccctgggcagtggGACCGGCTCAGAGGTGGCTGTGGGACGCAGGG AGAGCAGGGAGACGTCGAGCAGCACCAAGAGACTCTCAGCCAAGGCCACCCAGCGTTGGTCCCACACCCCGGGTGGGGACAGCCCGGGGGGGACAGCCGCCTGCCTGGGGGCCACCCATCCCAGCCCCTCCCTGGGCACCCGGCTGTGGGCACGCAAGAAGCTGGAGACGAGGGAAGGGTCGCTGGATGCcaaaaggaggaaggggaggaggtcGCGGTCCTTCGAGGCCACCGGCCACAGG CTGTCAGCACCCTGTGCATGCGCCCCTTGTGCTCAGCCTGGTTCCTCCCCACACCGCTGTGTCCACGGTCCCTGCTCCGTCCCACAGCTCGTGGCCCCCCCAGGCTCCCAAATGCTGCAGAGCCTCTCCAAGCCCACGGTGCCGGTGGGGACACGGGCAGCTGGCACCCAGGGGCCCCCCAAAACTCTGCCCAGAGCCAGGCCCCCGCAGAACCAGCAGCCAG GTGCTGGGGACCCGTCCCTGCCCGTCCCCAACAGCACCAGGAAGGGCCAGCACCCGCGGCTCGGCTGCGTCGTGGCGAGCGGCACCGGGGCCTCCGGCAAGGGTGCACGGAGCTGCCGGTGCTGA